In Lycium ferocissimum isolate CSIRO_LF1 chromosome 11, AGI_CSIRO_Lferr_CH_V1, whole genome shotgun sequence, a single genomic region encodes these proteins:
- the LOC132037781 gene encoding uncharacterized protein LOC132037781, giving the protein MASKIQQLQSQACQASKFVAKHGTAYYKQLLEQNKQYIVEPASVEKCNELSKQLLYTRLASIPGRYDAFWKELDSVKQMWKNRKELKVEDAGIAALFGLECFAWYCAGEIVGRGFTFTGYYP; this is encoded by the exons ATGGCGTCCAAGATTCAACAACTGCAATCTCAAGCATGCCAAGCTTCAAAATTTGTTGCCAAGCATGGTACTGCCTACTACAAACAGTTGCTGGAGCAGAACAAGCAGTACATTGTGGAGCCAGCCTCTGTTGAAAAGTGCAACGAATTGTCCAAGCAGTTACTCTACACTCGTCTTGCCAG CATTCCTGGCCGTTACGATGCATTTTGGAAGGAGCTTGACTCTGTCAAGCAAATGTGGAAGAATAGGAAGGAGTTGAAGGTTGAAGATGCTGGAATTGCTGCTTTATTTGGTTTGGAGTGCTTTGCATGGTATTGTGCTGGCGAGATAGTAGGAAGAGGGTTTACATTTACTGGTTACTATCCTTGA
- the LOC132037785 gene encoding probable phospholipase A2 homolog 1 has protein sequence MEKRVASSLLLITTLLLLLFFSLPIAHSTNNSQVRCSKTCVADNCNSIGIRYGKYCGVGWSGCPGEKPCDDLDGCCKIHDECVEKNGMTNVKCHEKFKRCIKKVQKSGKVGFSRDCPYDVAVPTMVQGMDMAIMFSQLGNSKLEL, from the exons ATGGAGAAGCGCGTCGCCTCATCATTACTCCTTATTACcacgttattattattactcttCTTCTCTCTTCCCATTGCTCATTCCACCAACAATTCTCAG GTTCGATGTAGCAAAACATGTGTGGCTGACAACTGTAATT CAATTGGAATTAGATACGGGAAATATTGTGGAGTCGGATGGAGTGGATGTCCAGGGGAGAAACCTTGTGATGATCTAGATGGCTGCTGTAAGATCCACGACGAATGTGTAGAGAAAAATG GTATGACCAATGTTAAATGCCATGAGAAGTTCAAGAGGTGCATAAAGAAAGTGCAGAAGTCTGGGAAGGTCGGGTTTTCTAGAGACTGCCCCTATGATGTAGCTGTCCCAACGATGGTACAGGGAATGGACATGGCTATTATGTTTAGCCAACTCGGAAACTCCAAGCTTGAACTTTGA